GCGGGAGCCGGGGCCCCACATAAATGGATGTCTGCGGGTAGGCCCGCGCGATAATAGGCACATCCACTGCGCCCGAAAAATCAGTCTCGTGGTTTTACTACCCACGAATCACCCTCAGCAACCAACTCTCGGTCACAGCGGGAATCCAGTTCACTATCGGCACCACCAGCAAGGGCTGTGATGACCACTTCACCTTGAGCCCGCAGCTCGTGAATCGCCTTCCACAGTTCAGCGCCCTGGGAGCCTCTGACATCTGGCGCCAATATCGCAGCGCCCTCTTCAACGGCAGTGCTGCCCAGATTACTCAATGCCACCAGGTCACTACTGAAGCCTGTTGCTGGGCGATCGCGCCCAAACACGGCTCCGATACCGTTGTAGCGTCCACCATTGGCCAATGCCTGGCCGTGGCCCGGTGTGTAGGCGGCGAATACCAGACCTGTTTCATAGTCGTAGCCGCGTACTTCACTCAAATCGAAGAACAGTGTCACCTCTGGATAGCGCTCATTCAGAGCCTCAGCTACCTGCCTCAAATCGGAGACTGCCGCCAGCAAATTTTGCGGGGCTCCAGAAAAGAGTTCGCGGGCCTTATCCAGGCATTCCCGTCCCCCAACCAGCCCCGGGAGCGCCTTCAGCCACTCGGCAGCCTTCTGGTCGCCAACATTCTCCTCGACCCACTCGCACAGATCAGCAGTCGCCTTGCTCTGCAACATGGCCAACAGGGCGCTGCGCTGCTCGTCATTGAGGCCCGCCGCTTCAACCAGACTCTGGTAAATCGCGACGTGGCCCAGGTCCAGGTGCACTTGGCTGACACCCGCTACCTGAAGGCTTTGCAGCATCAGCGAGATCACCTCAAGGTCTGCACCGAGGTTGTCCACACCAAACAGTTCGGCGCCAACCTGTATCGGCGCTCGCGAACCCATCGGGGTTCGCGGCTTGGTGTACACCACCTGACCGGCGTAGCAGAGGCGGTTGGCGCCTCTGCGGGGAAAGCTGTGGGCATCAATCCGGGCAGTCTGCGGAGTCATATCCGCGCGTATACCCAAAGTGCGTCCAGATATCTGGTCGGTAACCTTAAAGGTGCTCAGATCTACATCATGGCCCATCCCAATCAGGAGGGACTCGGTGAATTCCAACATCGGCGGTATCACCAACTCGTACCCCCAGCAGTGGTAGAGGTCCAGTAGTTGGCGGCGCAGAGTCTCCAATTGCACGGCATCCGCAGGCAGAATTTCTGCAATGCCATCCGGTAACATCCAGCGATCGGCTTGAGTCATGATGAAATGAATTCGTCAGCGAAGAAATTGCGGTGCCACAGCGCTTGCCACAAACGAGCCGCAGCACTTCCCACAAAAAAACCGGGCTGGGCCCGGTTTGCGTGATTTTAGCATCAAGTGCTAACAGGAAGGTAGGGTTATCGAATCTAACCCGGCGCCTATAGCACCAGTTGCCCAGTGCTACACAGCATTTTCAGCCCTACTCTCCTTTCGGGTCTTTCAGGTAGCGGAAGAATTCGCTATCTGGATCGACCAGCAGCATATCAGACTTGCTCCGGAAGGACTCCTTGTAAGCCTGCAGACTGCGGGTAAAGCGGTAAAACTCCGGATTCTTGCTGTAGGCCGCAGCGTAAATAGCTGCCGCCTCTGCATCACCCGCACCGCGTAACTCTTCCGCCTGGCGGTAGGCCTCAGACTCAATCACCACTCTTTGGCGATTGGCATTAGCCTTGATACGCTCACTGGCCTCCTGACCCTTGGCGCGATGATCCCGCGCCTCCAGCTCACGACCAGCGCGCATACGCTG
This DNA window, taken from Microbulbifer sp. VAAF005, encodes the following:
- a CDS encoding ATP phosphoribosyltransferase regulatory subunit, with the protein product MTQADRWMLPDGIAEILPADAVQLETLRRQLLDLYHCWGYELVIPPMLEFTESLLIGMGHDVDLSTFKVTDQISGRTLGIRADMTPQTARIDAHSFPRRGANRLCYAGQVVYTKPRTPMGSRAPIQVGAELFGVDNLGADLEVISLMLQSLQVAGVSQVHLDLGHVAIYQSLVEAAGLNDEQRSALLAMLQSKATADLCEWVEENVGDQKAAEWLKALPGLVGGRECLDKARELFSGAPQNLLAAVSDLRQVAEALNERYPEVTLFFDLSEVRGYDYETGLVFAAYTPGHGQALANGGRYNGIGAVFGRDRPATGFSSDLVALSNLGSTAVEEGAAILAPDVRGSQGAELWKAIHELRAQGEVVITALAGGADSELDSRCDRELVAEGDSWVVKPRD